A genomic window from Solanum dulcamara chromosome 11, daSolDulc1.2, whole genome shotgun sequence includes:
- the LOC129872157 gene encoding uncharacterized protein LOC129872157, with amino-acid sequence MDVEKSSLCNCVVNFLLEENYLLSAFELLHELLDDGRDDQAIRLKQFFSDPSQFPPDQISRFNSIRVADPQSLLEEKEALEEKLALCEYEFRLSQEDIVQLKTELQKKSQTIPCPISDSKIDASENHGKDFQQQKREGSFSDLGPLKDNERKDLNYAVKEYLLLAGYRLTAMTLLEEVTDQDLDVQQNSSACIPDALRHYYYQYLSSTSEAAEEKIAMLRENELLVKENDKLKHEKQSLLKSKDMADAQVTVLAKSLEALQKEMKDKEILVQSLKQSLDSQRQELNECRAEITSLKMHIEGARSARNFVASDFEGVDLPSTDSYKEEIKVLQNEIQRLKLATDSLNSESPENINEETRNTRPENEVEKSSDHNVFDDSAGVSSGDLGTADSQLLMTQTSADTITEPEKVVVVSHDNGVGDKDENVLNHNGELPSEAKGLILKPDNLLVESNAQKIGLGTIQILSDALPKIVPYVLINHREELLPLIMCAIERHPDSSTRDSLTHTLFNLIKRPDEEQRRIIMDACVTLARNVGEMRTETELLPQCWEQINHMYEERRLLVAQSCGELAEFVRPEIRDSLILSIVQQLIEDSATVVREASAHNLALLLPLFPSMDKYFKVEEMMFQLVCDPSGVVVETTIKELVPALVNWGKELDHLLQVLLSHALGSAQRCQPLSGVEGSIESHLRALGERERWNIDVLLRLLTELFPFVRKKAIDTCLFPLVSDDESLVFSASVLEQYAGGKMDWPSFEWLHIDCFSALIELASLLPQKEDNLRNRITRFLLAVSDLLGEPYLTHIMLPVFLVAVGDDGDLSYFPATCQSRIRGLKPKTAVAERIAAICVLPLLLAGVLGSPRKHELLTEYLRNLLIQTSGQESQTVKREIFFSVRFLCTFDEHHNMIFNILWEMVVSSEINMKATAANLFKVIVPCIDAKVASTHVLPALVTLGSDQNLNVKYASIDAFGAVAQQYKSDAIVDKIRVQMDAFLEDGSHEATLAVVRALVMAVPHTTERLRDYILNLLAFMHCLK; translated from the exons TTGCAGATCCCCAAAGTCTGCTTGAAGAAAAAGAAGCCCTGGAAGAAAAGTTGGCACTCTGTGAATATGAGTTTCGTTTATCTCAAGAGGACATTGTGCAGCTTAAGACTGAGTTGCAAAAGAAAAGTCAGACTATTCCTTGTCCAATAAGTG ATTCAAAGATCGATGCTTCCGAAAACCATGGGAAGGATTTTCAACAGCAGAAGAGGGAAGGTTCTTTCTCTGATTTGGGTCCTTTGAAGGATAATGAGCGGAAGGATTTGAACTATGCTGTAAAGGAGTATTTACTATTAGCAGGATATCGCTTGACTGCAATGACATTATTGGAGGAG GTTACTGATCAAGACCTAGATGTTCAGCAGAACTCCTCTGCATGCATTCCAGATGCTTTGCGCCATTACTATTACCAGTACCTGTCTTCCACCTCAGAGGCTGCTGAG gaaaaaattgCTATGCTTAGAGAAAATGAGTTGTTGGTGAAAGAAAATGACAAGCTGAAGCATGAAAAGCAGTCCTTGCTGAAGAGTAAAGATATGGCAGATGCCCAAGTCACAGTATTGGCAAAATCTTTAGAAGCATTGCAGAAGGAAATGAAAGACAAGGAGATTCTG GTTCAGAGTTTGAAGCAATCTCTAGATAGTCAAAGGCAAGAATTGAATGAATGCAGAGCAGAAATAACTTCGCTAAAAATGCATATAGAGGGTGCTCGTTCTGCGCGGAATTTTGTAGCAAGTGATTTTGAAGGTGTTGACTTACCATCAACAGACAGTTACAAGGAAGAGATAAAGGTTCTACAGAATGAAATCCAGAGGTTGAAACTGGCAACAGATTCTTTGAACAGCGAGTCTCCTGAAAATATCAATGAAGAAACTAGAAATACACGTCCTGAAAATGAAGTTGAAAAATCAAGTGATCATAATGTCTTTGATGATTCAGCTGGTGTTTCTTCTGGAGACTTAGGAACTGCAGATTCTCAGTTATTGATGACTCAAACGTCTGCTGACACAATTACTGAACCTGAGAAAGTAGTAGTAGTTTCACATGATAATGGCGTTGGTGATAAAGATGAGAATGTACTCAACCACAATGGTGAGCTACCTTCAGAAGCTAAAGGACTAATCTTGAAACCAGACAATTTATTGGTCGAATCAAATGCTCAAAAGATT GGGTTGGGGACTATTCAGATCCTTTCAGATGCATTACCAAAAATTGTACCTTATGTATTGATCAACCACCGAGAG GAGCTTCTTCCTCTTATAATGTGCGCAATTGAGCGCCACCCAGACAGCAGTACACGGGACTCCTTGACCCATACATTATTCAACTTAATCAAGCGTCCCGATGAAGAACAGAGACGGATTATAATGGAT gcttGTGTCACTCTTGCCAGAAATGTTGGAGAGATGAGAACGGAAACTGAACTACTTCCTCAGTGTtgggaacaa ATCAATCACATGTATGAGGAGCGCCGCTTGCTAGTTGCTCAATCTTGTGGAGAACTTGCTGAATTTGTGCGCCCTGAGATTCGAGATTCTCTTATCTTGTCTATTGTGCAACAGCTCATCGAGGATTCTGCTACAGTTGTTCGGGAGGCTTCTGCTCATAATTTGGCGTTGCTTCTTCCTCTCTTCCCAAGTatggacaaatatttcaag GTTGAGGAGATGATGTTTCAATTGGTGTGTGATCCATCTGGAGTGGTAGTGGAAACAACAATCAAAGAACTTGTTCCAGCTTTAGTAAATTGGGGGAAGGAATTGGATCATTTGCTTCAAGTCCTATTATCTCATGCTTTGGGCTCTGCTCAG CGTTGTCAACCTCTTTCAGGGGTGGAAGGTTCTATCGAGTCACATCTTCGTGCTTTAGGAGAGAGAGAGCGGTGGAACATAGATGTTCTGCTGCGCTTACTGACGGAGTTGTTTCCATTTGTACGCAAGAAAGCTATTGATACCTGCCTATTCCCATTGGTTTCGGATGATGAAAGTCTAGTCTTTTCTGCTTCAGTTCTTGAACAGTATGCTGG AGGAAAGATGGACTGGCCTTCTTTTGAGTGGTTGCATATCGACTGCTTTTCAGCATTGATTGAACTAGCCTCTCTATTACCTCAGAAGGAAGATAACCTAAGGAATCGAATCACACGG TTTTTATTGGCAGTTTCAGACCTGCTCGGGGAACCTTACCTGACACACATCATGCTACCTGTATTCTTGGTGGCAGTTGGTGATGATGGTGATTTATCATATTTCCCTGCAACGTGCCAATCAAGAATAAGGG GTTTGAAACCGAAAACTGCAGTAGCTGAAAGAATTGCTGCCATCTGTGTCCTGCCTCTTCTGCTGGCAGGTGTTTTAGGATCTCCTAGGAAGCATGAACTTTTGACAGAGTACTTGAGAAATCTCTTGATTCAAACTTCAGGACAAGAGAGTCAGACAGTGAAGCGCGAGATTTTCTTTTCTGTTCGCTTTCTTTG CACTTTTGATGAACATCACAATATGATTTTTAACATCCTCTGGGAAATGGTTGTGAGTTCTGAAATAAACATGAAGGCGACAGCTGCCAATCTTTTCAAAGTCATT GTTCCATGTATTGATGCCAAGGTTGCCTCAACTCACGTTTTGCCTGCTCTGGTAACGCTTGGTTCTGACCAAAACTTGAATGTGAAATATGCCAGTATTGATGCTTTCGGAGCTGTGGCACAGCAGTATAAAAGTGATGCG ATTGTTGATAAAATACGTGTTCAAATGGATGCTTTTCTTGAGGATGGATCACATGAAGCTACATTAGCTGTAGTTCGTGCATTGGTGATGGCAGTGCCACATACGACGGAGAGACTTAGAGATTATATCCTCAACCTCTTAGCTTTCATGCACTGCTTAAAGTAG